From a single bacterium genomic region:
- a CDS encoding T9SS type A sorting domain-containing protein, with protein sequence MRSLQHVMLTVVLLAALSLPLSAQVSLTTLSTASTQDFNTLINSGSGTWTDNSTITGWYHARTGSGNTIVANDGGSNAGNLYSYGTGTSTDRALGSVGSGNSAAGDFWWGVRLVNNTGSTITSLDISYYGEQWRYSGTAAVQTVEFSYQTGSSLTSLTSGSWTAVTALDFNSPISSGSTGSLDGNASANRTLVSTVLSVTLNPGDEIMLRWFDDNHSGSDHGLAVDDFSVTPYGSASAPTTVEFSTASSAFSEGAGTVNVTVSITNPDASNATTVDVAMTGNGTATNGNDCIPAYATQTLTFPAGSSADQSISLTLNDDVIFEGDETFEFELKNVSGGNNAAAGAQSMHTLTIQENDPPPSPDVLVNEYYNAYQNIATDEAVELYVAADGVDMRGWSISDATSGGSFPYATITFSNDALWSNLPAGTIIVLGGIYSVPIEDTDVSDGLIQVQVPASGNSNQYFTGHTGGTFAFAGSSDACAIMDASSTFVHGLAHGSNNQNTLPPGLHGWLNSSLSSGTSCYFARSGAPMVMSDFLENTYVDEGAASLAAANDADGNRDFLRFLRSRDITLNYNLAGTFYWNITVQNGATAAQTGAVSISNMLTIENGTWNTSGMALALHSAANAENGNGSGNLTVGDDVAGDAVLRLGPTFSVTGSFDANHDDATVVYESDAVTVYPATYFNLTMRSGQQKTIDGAVTVVGTLTIDAGAELLVNDPQVITLGASGLYANNGSFLGKIRSTRIFTGGTEAFGGIGITLFAQIINAPQSLVPGTVTVTMTSGEYIWVDNTPSILRYYEIEDSNPNLFPATMTVDYAPQDLNGQTESNLGLYKSTNSGSSWTSRTATLNTSANTLELDLDDIDGLWTMHASPPQAVIMTDPTSLYFETVENGPLPVSQLVDVWNDSGSGSILDWDAIAATMETPSWLSLTPSPAEGHNSGNFLANITRSDLAPGFYSGTITVTDPHAANDPVVIPVTYRVFEERKLSIGVDTLRIKVSYKRVSVAANIPVVNGGESFGPGEIAWTASSSTSWMTLSNTSGLEGDKLGIAISALTMMPGTYYGEITIEGVNNVTNVPIVNSPLTVPVVLENEPRDQVVHTVSSLPMGSGMSFYNAEGHIIARIDVNSGTVQNLSLRLVPYALPRNIQRLRYAYRHYILDAEGSYSADMTLYYTLSELGQTGIDQPELLRIWRQIPAQYSWVPYAGYSTPLMQSVTAFGLTDLDGIWAMAYPYFPEEWEVEVNAAWKNDHEARISFNTTMEGSGIGFILERSETGSGEWRTAAVLPPSTSGRYAFEEELPQGHYTYRVITFDSEGTALQSPDTELLPMSILGTGQLDAGSFALGVASPHPAPLTRGSAQLQFSLPQAGELMLALYDAAGREVATIASGQFSAGAHTVDIPLQGLSAGTYFYRLATRNGTLTRALVVTR encoded by the coding sequence ATGAGATCTCTACAGCACGTCATGTTGACGGTGGTATTGCTTGCGGCTCTCTCGCTGCCGCTTTCAGCGCAGGTGTCGCTCACGACACTGAGTACTGCCTCAACGCAGGATTTCAACACGCTGATCAACAGCGGAAGCGGAACGTGGACCGACAACAGCACAATTACAGGCTGGTATCACGCCCGTACCGGTTCCGGAAACACCATCGTCGCCAATGACGGCGGCAGCAACGCAGGCAATCTCTACAGTTATGGCACCGGAACTTCAACCGACCGCGCACTCGGATCCGTCGGATCCGGAAACAGCGCTGCCGGTGATTTCTGGTGGGGGGTGCGCCTGGTCAACAACACGGGCAGCACGATTACCTCGCTGGACATTTCCTACTACGGTGAGCAGTGGCGATACAGCGGTACCGCCGCGGTGCAGACGGTCGAATTCAGTTATCAGACAGGCAGCAGCCTGACGAGCCTTACCAGCGGCAGTTGGACGGCAGTTACTGCTCTGGATTTCAATTCCCCGATTTCCAGCGGCAGCACCGGATCGCTCGACGGCAATGCATCCGCGAACAGAACCCTTGTCAGCACCGTGCTTTCCGTCACCCTGAATCCGGGTGATGAAATCATGCTCCGCTGGTTCGACGACAATCACAGCGGTTCGGATCATGGACTCGCGGTCGACGATTTCAGCGTGACCCCGTACGGTTCGGCATCCGCCCCGACGACAGTGGAATTCAGTACCGCAAGCAGCGCCTTCAGCGAAGGCGCAGGCACCGTCAACGTCACGGTGAGTATCACCAACCCTGATGCGTCCAATGCGACAACGGTGGATGTAGCGATGACCGGAAACGGCACGGCGACGAATGGGAATGACTGCATACCTGCCTACGCGACGCAGACGCTGACATTCCCCGCAGGAAGCAGTGCCGATCAGTCCATCAGCCTCACGCTCAATGACGACGTCATTTTCGAAGGCGATGAAACATTCGAATTCGAATTGAAGAACGTCAGTGGCGGCAACAATGCTGCTGCCGGTGCACAGTCGATGCATACACTGACCATCCAGGAAAACGATCCTCCGCCCTCGCCTGACGTACTCGTCAACGAGTATTACAATGCCTATCAGAATATCGCAACGGATGAAGCCGTCGAGCTGTATGTCGCTGCCGACGGCGTCGACATGCGCGGCTGGTCCATTTCCGACGCGACCAGTGGTGGCAGCTTCCCGTACGCAACCATCACATTTTCAAACGATGCGCTCTGGAGCAACCTGCCTGCCGGTACCATTATCGTGCTCGGCGGCATCTACAGTGTTCCCATTGAGGACACGGATGTTTCTGACGGACTCATCCAGGTGCAGGTGCCTGCATCCGGAAACAGCAACCAGTATTTCACCGGTCATACCGGTGGAACGTTTGCATTCGCCGGCTCCTCCGATGCATGCGCAATCATGGATGCTTCAAGTACTTTCGTTCATGGACTCGCACACGGCAGCAACAATCAGAACACGCTGCCGCCGGGACTCCATGGCTGGCTGAACTCCTCGCTTTCCAGCGGTACGAGCTGCTACTTCGCACGCAGCGGCGCTCCGATGGTGATGAGTGATTTCCTCGAGAACACCTACGTCGATGAAGGCGCGGCATCTCTCGCCGCGGCGAACGACGCCGATGGAAACCGCGACTTCCTCCGCTTCCTGCGCAGCCGCGACATCACATTGAATTACAATCTCGCCGGGACGTTCTACTGGAATATCACGGTGCAGAATGGCGCGACCGCCGCGCAGACGGGCGCCGTGTCCATCAGCAACATGCTGACCATTGAGAATGGGACATGGAACACGAGCGGAATGGCGCTCGCACTGCATTCCGCCGCAAATGCCGAGAACGGCAACGGCAGCGGAAATCTCACCGTCGGCGACGATGTGGCTGGCGACGCCGTGCTGCGTCTCGGTCCCACCTTCAGCGTGACGGGCAGCTTCGACGCCAATCACGACGATGCGACGGTGGTGTATGAATCCGATGCCGTTACGGTATATCCCGCGACGTACTTCAATCTCACCATGCGATCCGGGCAGCAGAAAACCATTGATGGCGCTGTTACGGTGGTCGGCACGCTGACCATTGACGCCGGTGCCGAACTGCTGGTCAACGACCCGCAGGTTATCACGCTCGGGGCAAGCGGACTGTACGCAAACAACGGCAGCTTCCTCGGAAAAATCCGGAGCACCCGGATCTTTACCGGTGGAACCGAAGCCTTCGGTGGCATCGGTATCACACTGTTTGCACAGATCATAAATGCGCCGCAATCGCTCGTCCCGGGCACCGTCACGGTAACCATGACCAGCGGTGAATACATCTGGGTCGACAACACGCCTTCGATTCTGCGCTACTACGAGATCGAAGACAGCAATCCGAATCTTTTCCCGGCAACCATGACCGTCGATTACGCACCGCAGGACTTGAATGGACAGACCGAATCGAATCTCGGGCTGTACAAGTCGACAAATAGCGGCAGCAGCTGGACGTCACGCACGGCAACGCTGAACACCTCGGCGAATACGCTTGAGCTCGACCTCGATGACATCGACGGACTGTGGACCATGCACGCGAGTCCCCCGCAGGCTGTCATTATGACCGATCCCACATCCCTGTATTTCGAGACCGTGGAAAACGGTCCCTTGCCCGTCTCCCAACTGGTAGACGTATGGAATGACAGCGGCAGCGGTTCGATTCTCGATTGGGATGCCATCGCCGCAACGATGGAAACGCCGTCCTGGCTCTCCCTCACCCCTTCACCGGCTGAGGGACACAATTCCGGCAACTTCCTCGCAAACATCACGCGTTCCGATCTCGCACCCGGGTTCTACTCCGGTACGATCACCGTGACTGATCCGCATGCCGCGAATGACCCCGTAGTCATTCCCGTGACGTATCGCGTGTTCGAGGAGCGGAAGCTGAGCATTGGTGTCGACACCTTGCGCATCAAGGTCTCGTACAAGCGTGTCAGCGTGGCCGCGAATATTCCCGTCGTCAACGGCGGTGAAAGTTTTGGTCCCGGTGAGATCGCGTGGACGGCGTCGAGCAGCACATCATGGATGACGCTGTCGAACACCTCCGGGCTCGAGGGCGACAAGCTCGGGATTGCCATCAGCGCCCTGACGATGATGCCCGGCACCTATTACGGTGAAATCACGATTGAAGGCGTGAACAACGTCACCAACGTGCCCATCGTCAATTCGCCGCTTACCGTGCCGGTCGTGCTCGAGAACGAACCGCGCGACCAGGTCGTGCACACTGTCAGCAGTCTGCCGATGGGAAGCGGAATGTCCTTCTACAACGCTGAAGGACATATCATCGCACGCATCGACGTCAACAGCGGTACGGTGCAGAATCTCAGCCTGCGTCTCGTCCCCTACGCCCTGCCGCGCAACATTCAACGCCTGCGTTACGCCTACCGTCATTACATCCTCGACGCCGAGGGCAGCTACTCGGCTGACATGACACTGTATTACACGCTGAGTGAGCTCGGGCAGACCGGTATCGACCAGCCCGAACTGCTCCGCATCTGGCGTCAGATTCCCGCGCAGTACAGCTGGGTTCCCTACGCCGGATACTCCACACCTCTGATGCAAAGTGTGACAGCGTTCGGATTGACGGATCTCGATGGTATCTGGGCGATGGCCTACCCGTACTTCCCCGAAGAGTGGGAAGTTGAAGTCAACGCCGCCTGGAAAAACGACCACGAAGCGCGCATTTCCTTCAACACGACAATGGAAGGCAGCGGCATCGGTTTCATACTCGAGCGCAGCGAAACCGGCAGTGGAGAATGGCGCACCGCCGCCGTGCTTCCGCCCTCCACCTCGGGGCGCTATGCATTCGAGGAAGAGCTGCCGCAGGGACATTACACCTACCGTGTGATCACCTTCGACAGCGAGGGTACCGCACTTCAGTCGCCTGACACCGAACTGCTGCCCATGAGCATTCTCGGCACCGGGCAACTCGATGCCGGCAGCTTCGCACTCGGCGTCGCTTCCCCGCATCCGGCACCGCTCACACGCGGAAGTGCACAGCTGCAGTTCTCCCTTCCGCAGGCAGGCGAACTCATGCTGGCATTGTACGACGCCGCTGGCCGCGAAGTCGCGACCATCGCCTCCGGGCAGTTCTCAGCAGGTGCGCATACGGTTGACATTCCTCTCCAGGGACTCTCCGCCGGAACGTACTTCTACCGTCTCGCAACACGGAACGGTACGCTGACCCGCGCCCTGGTCGTCACCCGCTGA
- a CDS encoding manganese efflux pump MntP family protein has product MDTLTLLFIAFALGIDAFAVSVSAGAYLLRPDARQTFRLSFHFGLFQALMPILGWLAGSGFADAIAAYDHWIAFTLLAVVGGHMLWNSFGVGEDKEILRDVTRGWSLVSLSVATSIDALAVGLSLSLVSVEIIFPSIVIGIVAGIMSLIGIRLGERVAARFGTHMEFIGGIILILIGVRILVEHLTSSA; this is encoded by the coding sequence TTGGATACACTGACACTGTTGTTCATTGCATTCGCGCTGGGTATCGATGCGTTCGCAGTATCGGTGTCTGCCGGGGCATACCTGCTTCGGCCGGATGCGCGGCAGACGTTTCGCCTCAGTTTTCATTTCGGACTCTTCCAGGCACTGATGCCGATTCTCGGCTGGCTCGCCGGTTCCGGCTTCGCGGATGCCATTGCCGCATACGATCACTGGATTGCGTTTACGCTGCTCGCTGTGGTCGGGGGACATATGCTGTGGAATTCATTCGGGGTGGGAGAGGACAAGGAAATCCTGCGCGATGTGACCCGTGGATGGTCGCTTGTTTCACTCTCCGTTGCTACGAGCATCGATGCGCTGGCGGTAGGACTCAGTCTCTCCCTCGTCAGCGTCGAGATTATTTTTCCCTCCATTGTGATAGGGATTGTCGCGGGAATCATGTCCCTCATCGGTATCCGTCTCGGTGAACGCGTCGCCGCACGCTTCGGTACGCACATGGAGTTCATCGGCGGCATCATCCTCATCCTCATCGGCGTCCGCATCCTCGTCGAACACCTCACATCCTCCGCCTGA
- the mtgA gene encoding monofunctional biosynthetic peptidoglycan transglycosylase has product MITIRKIWTAIRAGFRTVAVTVFLLVMAIAALRVLPAEWTPLMFLRVYEAIGEGRVVGVDRIWVPYESISPQVFRAMVAAEDARFMRHDGIDWRALDAAMRYNRAHRGKKVRGASTITMQTARNVFLWQGRNYLRKGMEAWFTLAIEHLWTKHRILEMYANVVETGDGVYGMEAAARRYFHKSAAELTRREAALMAAVLPNPRRWSPAHPTAYINRRANWIMSRMGGVAIPK; this is encoded by the coding sequence ATGATAACAATCCGAAAAATATGGACAGCAATACGGGCCGGGTTCCGGACGGTGGCGGTGACTGTTTTTCTACTGGTCATGGCTATTGCAGCGCTGCGGGTGCTGCCGGCGGAATGGACGCCGCTGATGTTTTTGCGCGTGTATGAGGCCATCGGGGAGGGACGCGTCGTGGGGGTAGATCGCATCTGGGTACCGTATGAGAGTATCTCACCGCAAGTCTTTCGCGCCATGGTGGCGGCGGAAGACGCGCGCTTCATGCGGCACGACGGCATCGACTGGCGTGCGCTTGATGCCGCCATGCGTTACAATCGTGCACATCGCGGGAAAAAGGTGCGGGGGGCCAGTACGATCACAATGCAGACCGCCCGGAATGTTTTTCTCTGGCAGGGACGAAATTATCTGCGAAAAGGCATGGAAGCATGGTTTACGCTGGCGATTGAGCATTTGTGGACGAAACATCGTATTCTCGAAATGTATGCCAATGTCGTGGAAACGGGAGACGGGGTTTACGGCATGGAAGCCGCGGCACGACGATATTTCCACAAATCCGCTGCCGAACTCACCCGCCGGGAGGCTGCTCTGATGGCTGCCGTCCTTCCCAATCCCCGCCGCTGGTCACCCGCGCATCCCACCGCCTACATAAATCGCCGCGCGAACTGGATCATGTCCCGCATGGGCGGTGTTGCAATACCCAAATAG
- the icd gene encoding NADP-dependent isocitrate dehydrogenase has protein sequence MAYQLLTPPTEGSKITVENGKLNVPDHPIIPFIEGDGIGPDIWAAAVRVFDAAVEKAYGDARKINWFEIFAGEKAVAKYGENVWLPEDTLEAVKEYIVGIKGPLTTPVGGGIRSLNVALRQILDLYVCLRPVQYFNGVPSPVKRPEQIDMVIFRENSEDIYAGVEWKAGTPEAEKIVSWLQSEMGVDKIRFPGSSSIGIKPVSREGTERLVRAAINYAIEQKRDSVTIVHKGNIMKFTEGGFRDWGYDLAKNEFGAELLDGGPWMKLPNGIIIKDVIADAFLQQILTRPAEYDVIATMNLNGDFISDALAAQVGGIGIAPGANINYQNGFAIFEATHGTAPKYTGQDKVNPGSVILSGEMMFRYLGWNEAADLIIAAMEKTIAKKTVTYDFARLMDGATEVKCSAFGTALIENM, from the coding sequence ATGGCCTATCAGCTGCTGACACCCCCGACTGAGGGCAGCAAGATCACCGTTGAGAACGGCAAGCTCAATGTTCCCGATCATCCCATCATTCCCTTTATCGAAGGCGATGGCATTGGACCCGATATCTGGGCCGCGGCCGTGCGCGTGTTCGACGCAGCTGTCGAAAAGGCTTATGGCGACGCAAGGAAAATCAACTGGTTTGAAATTTTCGCCGGCGAAAAGGCTGTCGCGAAGTACGGTGAAAACGTCTGGCTTCCCGAAGACACGCTCGAAGCCGTCAAAGAATACATCGTCGGCATCAAGGGTCCCCTCACCACCCCGGTTGGCGGCGGCATCCGTTCATTGAACGTGGCCCTGCGTCAAATCCTCGACCTTTACGTCTGCCTGCGTCCCGTGCAGTATTTCAACGGTGTTCCCTCCCCGGTCAAACGACCCGAGCAGATTGACATGGTCATCTTCCGTGAGAATTCGGAAGACATTTACGCCGGTGTGGAGTGGAAAGCCGGGACGCCGGAAGCTGAAAAAATCGTCTCCTGGCTGCAGTCGGAGATGGGTGTCGATAAGATTCGTTTCCCCGGAAGCTCCAGCATCGGCATCAAGCCGGTTTCCAGAGAAGGCACCGAACGCCTCGTTCGCGCGGCCATCAATTATGCCATCGAACAGAAGCGCGATTCGGTCACCATCGTGCACAAAGGCAATATCATGAAGTTCACCGAGGGTGGATTCCGCGACTGGGGCTATGATCTTGCAAAGAACGAGTTCGGCGCCGAGCTGCTTGACGGCGGTCCCTGGATGAAGCTTCCGAACGGAATCATCATCAAGGATGTTATTGCAGATGCCTTCCTGCAGCAGATTCTGACGCGTCCCGCAGAGTACGACGTGATCGCCACGATGAACCTCAACGGCGACTTTATCTCCGATGCGCTCGCAGCACAGGTCGGCGGCATTGGCATCGCGCCGGGTGCGAACATCAATTATCAGAACGGTTTCGCCATTTTTGAAGCCACGCATGGAACCGCACCGAAGTATACCGGGCAGGATAAGGTCAACCCGGGTTCGGTGATCCTGAGCGGCGAAATGATGTTCCGCTATCTCGGCTGGAATGAGGCGGCAGACCTCATCATCGCAGCGATGGAAAAGACCATTGCGAAGAAAACCGTGACGTATGACTTTGCCCGGCTGATGGACGGAGCCACGGAAGTGAAATGCTCTGCCTTCGGTACGGCCCTCATTGAGAACATGTAA
- a CDS encoding cytochrome c, which translates to MKTSFWTAAALAIILLVAAVPGSDSDLMQQKSAHAERIFRYLALGDLAKVEVEASVLGKLAREVGFHEQSETFQAYEEDFLKTVDALKKEAGKGNMAGSYYEFSRMAGMCFSCHEHVRDIKD; encoded by the coding sequence ATGAAGACCTCCTTCTGGACCGCTGCCGCACTGGCAATCATTCTCCTTGTCGCAGCCGTGCCTGGCAGTGACTCCGACCTCATGCAACAGAAATCTGCCCATGCGGAACGTATTTTCCGCTACCTCGCACTTGGGGATCTCGCCAAGGTGGAGGTTGAAGCTTCCGTACTTGGCAAACTCGCACGCGAAGTGGGTTTCCACGAACAGAGCGAGACCTTCCAGGCGTATGAAGAGGATTTCCTCAAAACCGTCGACGCACTGAAGAAGGAAGCGGGCAAGGGCAACATGGCAGGCAGCTATTATGAATTTTCCCGCATGGCGGGGATGTGTTTTTCCTGTCACGAACATGTACGTGACATCAAAGACTGA
- a CDS encoding homogentisate 1,2-dioxygenase — MYLYHQGKHTRQAHVGLPEGTYEEEHGRDGFFGPVSHLYHRRPPTDWIRFEGALRPHAYDFNQAAPADQTAADGERLRLFYNSDVVVSISRRSTIMPFYYRNGDGDEIYFVHEGEGSIETDYGTLEYEKGDYIIIPRVTTYRIHPRSENNFFLIIEALPQVSTPTREQKGLIGVHALFDMSAITLPVLPEVYDARDGHEHEIRIQRDGEMSSVVYPFNPLDAAGWKGDCYPWKINVRDIRPVMSHRVHLPPPAHTTFVMNNAVVCTFLPRPLEEDDDALKVPFYHRNADYDEVLFYHAGDFFSRDNIKPGMVTLHPTGFPHGPHPKALANMHKLKRTDEIAVMLDTVNTLHVSADAESVEWKEYWQSWMKK; from the coding sequence ATGTATCTGTATCATCAAGGTAAACATACACGGCAGGCGCACGTTGGTCTGCCCGAAGGCACCTACGAAGAAGAACACGGCAGAGACGGCTTTTTCGGCCCCGTCTCACACCTCTATCACCGTCGGCCTCCTACCGACTGGATTCGCTTTGAAGGCGCCCTTCGTCCGCATGCATACGACTTCAACCAGGCTGCACCCGCAGATCAGACCGCGGCAGACGGCGAACGGCTGCGGTTGTTTTACAATAGCGATGTCGTGGTCAGCATTTCCCGGCGCAGCACCATAATGCCCTTCTACTACCGCAACGGTGACGGTGACGAGATTTATTTCGTTCACGAGGGCGAAGGCAGCATCGAAACCGACTATGGTACGCTGGAATACGAGAAGGGCGATTATATCATCATCCCGCGTGTGACCACGTATCGTATTCATCCACGGAGTGAAAACAATTTCTTTCTCATTATCGAGGCGCTTCCGCAGGTCAGCACGCCCACGCGCGAACAGAAAGGACTGATCGGCGTGCATGCCCTTTTCGATATGTCGGCGATTACGCTTCCGGTGCTCCCGGAAGTGTACGATGCGCGTGACGGACATGAGCATGAAATCCGCATACAGCGCGATGGAGAAATGTCCAGCGTGGTCTATCCCTTCAATCCCCTCGATGCCGCAGGATGGAAAGGCGACTGTTATCCCTGGAAAATCAACGTGCGTGACATTCGTCCCGTGATGAGCCACCGTGTCCATCTCCCGCCCCCGGCACACACGACCTTTGTGATGAACAATGCCGTGGTGTGCACCTTCCTGCCGCGTCCCCTCGAAGAAGACGACGACGCTCTGAAGGTGCCGTTCTACCACCGCAACGCGGATTATGACGAAGTGCTATTCTACCACGCAGGTGATTTCTTCAGCCGGGACAACATCAAGCCGGGTATGGTGACGCTGCATCCGACCGGCTTCCCTCACGGACCCCATCCCAAAGCCCTGGCGAATATGCATAAGCTGAAACGCACGGACGAAATTGCTGTCATGCTTGATACGGTGAATACGCTGCATGTCAGCGCGGATGCGGAAAGTGTGGAATGGAAAGAGTACTGGCAGAGCTGGATGAAAAAATAA
- the holB gene encoding DNA polymerase III subunit delta', translated as MSWDRIIGQQRVKQLLQRMLESERIPHALLFYGPEGVGKEAAAITFARALNCEQGGWEPCGTCASCRGMAELHHPNLKLIFALPSKDDESSAVDKLSSDELEEMHQQIAEKAENLYHRIRMSKASVIKVSSVRDIRREAAFRAGKGGRTVVVICEADLMNSSAANALLKTLEEPGGDLLLILCTSRKDALLPTIVSRCQSIRFDTLPEELIREALQREQDVQREQVDAAAHLSGGNYAAALEMAREGGLISREEVLQYVRDVVLNNPIKLFDRIQGILGREDRQTLSRFLISVGSWFRDVEALQAGAQNIINTDLRDPLEKFAAHYPDADCSRAVDEIEHVIALLRKNVHLATVMIVLSHRLRSCIIPPS; from the coding sequence ATGTCCTGGGATCGCATCATAGGTCAGCAACGTGTCAAGCAACTCCTTCAGCGCATGCTGGAGAGCGAGCGCATTCCACATGCCCTGCTGTTTTACGGACCGGAAGGCGTCGGCAAGGAAGCCGCGGCCATCACCTTTGCCCGTGCGCTGAATTGCGAGCAAGGGGGCTGGGAACCCTGCGGGACCTGTGCGTCCTGCCGTGGCATGGCTGAGCTGCATCATCCCAATCTCAAGCTGATCTTTGCGCTGCCGTCGAAAGACGACGAATCGAGCGCCGTCGACAAGCTCTCATCGGACGAGCTTGAGGAAATGCATCAGCAGATCGCCGAGAAAGCGGAGAACCTGTATCATCGCATACGGATGAGCAAAGCGAGCGTCATCAAGGTCAGCAGTGTGCGCGACATTCGCCGTGAGGCGGCATTCCGCGCCGGGAAAGGTGGGCGCACCGTCGTTGTGATCTGCGAAGCGGATCTGATGAACAGCAGTGCTGCGAACGCACTGCTCAAGACGCTGGAAGAACCGGGCGGTGACCTCCTGCTCATTCTCTGCACGTCGCGAAAAGACGCACTGCTGCCGACCATCGTATCGCGCTGTCAGTCCATCCGCTTCGACACGCTGCCGGAAGAACTGATCCGCGAAGCCCTCCAGCGCGAACAGGATGTGCAGCGCGAGCAGGTGGATGCCGCGGCGCATCTCTCGGGCGGGAATTATGCTGCTGCACTCGAGATGGCGCGTGAGGGGGGACTGATTTCCCGTGAGGAAGTTCTGCAGTATGTACGTGATGTCGTACTGAACAATCCGATCAAGCTGTTTGACAGGATACAGGGTATTCTCGGACGGGAAGACAGACAGACGCTTTCACGTTTTCTCATTTCCGTCGGCAGCTGGTTTCGTGATGTAGAAGCGTTGCAGGCCGGGGCGCAGAACATCATCAATACGGATTTGCGGGACCCGCTCGAGAAATTCGCTGCCCACTATCCTGACGCGGATTGCTCCCGTGCCGTCGACGAGATAGAACATGTCATTGCCCTGCTTCGGAAAAATGTGCATCTTGCAACTGTGATGATCGTGCTCTCCCATCGCCTGCGCAGCTGCATCATCCCGCCCTCCTGA